Proteins encoded together in one Cyanobium sp. WAJ14-Wanaka window:
- a CDS encoding SpoIID/LytB domain-containing protein: MRLQGLLAIPLALGALGLGYGAQSLSSRPQVGQESALLEAFMAAPPPAADTHQSAQELRQLRAQRSANGLAEPSAGSPVDLEIRVALLAASQEPNLSATGRWQLVGRGGQLLERGQPGQLVNLDLFRRTAPEAWLQSDGAALVVNGNPYAGRIRIVNSGGSLSVINHLPLETYIQSVVGSEMPSSWSIEALKAQAVAARSYALAHMARPANRYWHLGDNTRWQAYRGLEATTPRTRQATASTAGLILSYQGAIVESLYAATRAITQEAHGHLGASMSQHGAQELAQQGMRYNAILGSYYQGASLARLRSGSR, encoded by the coding sequence GTGAGGCTCCAAGGCCTACTGGCCATACCCCTGGCCCTTGGGGCCCTGGGTCTGGGCTACGGGGCCCAGTCCCTATCCTCCAGGCCCCAGGTGGGCCAGGAATCGGCCCTGCTTGAGGCCTTCATGGCCGCCCCGCCTCCAGCGGCTGACACCCATCAAAGCGCCCAGGAATTAAGGCAACTGCGGGCCCAGCGCAGCGCCAATGGTTTGGCAGAACCATCCGCAGGCAGTCCAGTCGACCTGGAGATCCGGGTGGCCCTCCTGGCGGCGAGCCAGGAACCAAACCTCAGCGCGACCGGCCGCTGGCAGTTAGTTGGCCGTGGGGGACAGCTGCTGGAGCGGGGCCAACCGGGGCAACTGGTGAATCTTGATCTCTTCCGTCGCACGGCCCCAGAGGCCTGGTTGCAAAGCGACGGTGCAGCCCTAGTTGTAAACGGCAATCCCTATGCGGGGCGAATCCGCATTGTCAATTCAGGGGGCTCGCTCTCGGTGATTAATCACCTGCCGCTTGAGACCTACATCCAATCGGTGGTGGGCTCAGAAATGCCTAGCAGTTGGTCCATTGAAGCCCTTAAGGCCCAGGCCGTGGCGGCCCGCTCCTACGCCCTCGCCCACATGGCCAGGCCAGCAAACCGGTATTGGCACCTAGGTGACAACACCCGCTGGCAGGCCTATCGAGGCCTTGAAGCCACCACGCCGCGAACCCGCCAGGCCACCGCCAGCACCGCTGGCCTGATCCTCAGCTACCAGGGCGCGATTGTGGAAAGCCTCTATGCGGCCACCAGGGCCATCACCCAGGAAGCCCATGGCCACCTGGGGGCAAGCATGAGCCAGCATGGAGCCCAGGAGCTGGCCCAGCAGGGAATGCGCTACAACGCAATCCTTGGCAGCTATTACCAGGGTGCCTCCCTTGCCCGCTTGCGATCCGGATCCCGCTAA
- a CDS encoding ATP adenylyltransferase, whose amino-acid sequence MRANVLWQRACSQSERSLNSGALVPLGTEVIDGPGFFPFVLRRLTDPTPKHLSSGGPKPNPFLPWEQDLEVARLGSSHGLILNKYPVQQAHVLLISQDWQPQSGWLTTLDWQAVAQVARDTDGLWFFNSAARAGASQPHRHLQLLPRHGGEQSCPLEPALLSQLAGSSPSWPWKYALSRRQPGIDHRDLEGHYLDHAAQLGLGDPRSDLQPKASHNVLFCDHWYLTVVRSQEHCAGFSVNALGYAGYLLATEKSDLDWLALHGPQALLEAVAPGW is encoded by the coding sequence GTGCGCGCAAATGTCCTCTGGCAACGGGCCTGTTCCCAATCGGAGCGATCGCTCAACAGCGGCGCCCTGGTACCCCTGGGTACCGAGGTAATTGACGGGCCCGGCTTTTTCCCATTTGTGCTGCGCAGGCTTACGGATCCCACTCCCAAGCACCTGAGCAGCGGAGGGCCGAAACCGAATCCCTTCCTCCCCTGGGAACAGGATTTGGAGGTGGCTCGCCTTGGCAGCTCCCATGGGCTGATCCTCAACAAGTACCCGGTGCAACAGGCCCACGTGTTGCTGATCAGCCAAGACTGGCAACCCCAATCCGGCTGGCTTACGACCCTCGACTGGCAGGCGGTGGCGCAGGTTGCAAGGGACACCGATGGGCTGTGGTTTTTTAACAGTGCCGCCAGGGCAGGCGCCAGTCAGCCCCACCGCCACCTGCAGCTGCTGCCCCGCCATGGGGGGGAACAATCCTGCCCCCTTGAGCCGGCCCTGCTCAGCCAACTCGCGGGCAGCTCCCCTTCCTGGCCCTGGAAATATGCCCTCAGCAGGCGTCAACCGGGGATAGATCACCGGGATCTGGAGGGTCATTACCTGGATCATGCAGCTCAATTGGGCCTGGGGGATCCCAGGTCTGACCTCCAGCCAAAGGCTTCCCACAACGTCCTGTTCTGCGACCACTGGTACCTAACAGTCGTCCGCAGTCAGGAGCACTGCGCCGGTTTCAGTGTCAATGCCCTCGGATATGCGGGCTACCTACTGGCCACCGAAAAATCAGATCTGGACTGGCTGGCTCTGCATGGGCCCCAGGCCCTGCTGGAGGCCGTTGCGCCTGGGTGGTGA
- a CDS encoding sigma-70 family RNA polymerase sigma factor — MTTQSQQKPSKATRARNKRICRYIALVEPIARFYASNSPEPIDDLRQVGLMGLLRASELYEPKRKIAFEAFAKPHIRGAMLHYLRDGAPAIRLPRTIVELRQRDPSRLTAKEQQRLDEVAGMRKTISLDSHPGINLEALGSDEDGPLREGEIDTLGLLSQLEPKLASVVSQVVLAGWSYRRTAEKLGISPMTVQRRLKCGLALLKKGLTTGSLKTGSNWSPAPFAVSGC; from the coding sequence GTGACTACCCAATCCCAACAAAAACCATCGAAGGCCACCAGGGCACGTAATAAAAGAATCTGCCGATACATCGCCCTGGTAGAACCGATTGCCAGGTTCTATGCCAGCAACTCGCCTGAACCAATTGATGATCTCCGCCAGGTTGGATTAATGGGACTGCTGCGAGCATCCGAGCTCTATGAACCAAAACGAAAAATTGCCTTCGAAGCCTTTGCAAAACCCCACATTCGTGGAGCCATGCTCCACTATCTGCGGGATGGAGCCCCAGCCATTCGACTCCCCAGAACGATTGTCGAGCTGCGCCAAAGGGATCCATCGCGCCTCACAGCAAAGGAACAGCAACGCCTAGATGAAGTGGCAGGCATGCGAAAAACAATCTCACTCGACAGTCATCCAGGCATCAACCTGGAGGCCCTTGGGAGTGATGAGGACGGGCCTTTAAGGGAGGGAGAAATAGACACCCTAGGTCTGCTTAGCCAACTGGAGCCCAAGTTGGCGAGCGTGGTCAGTCAGGTGGTCCTGGCGGGATGGAGCTACAGACGCACTGCCGAAAAACTTGGAATCAGCCCGATGACGGTCCAACGCAGACTCAAATGTGGATTGGCCCTCCTCAAGAAGGGCCTCACCACTGGTTCGCTCAAGACAGGGTCGAACTGGAGTCCCGCTCCATTTGCCGTTTCAGGGTGCTGA
- a CDS encoding sigma factor SigF — translation MLPPFACCSNSDEGSTSWRRHQSRKLTMLTFWRDGLERQLAAIDASISTLKRQMERDSSSTLS, via the coding sequence ATGCTCCCCCCATTCGCCTGCTGCAGCAACAGCGACGAAGGCTCCACCAGCTGGCGTCGTCACCAGAGTCGGAAGCTGACGATGCTTACCTTCTGGCGGGATGGCCTGGAGCGGCAATTGGCCGCCATCGATGCCTCGATCAGCACCCTGAAACGGCAAATGGAGCGGGACTCCAGTTCGACCCTGTCTTGA
- a CDS encoding DUF3370 family protein: MAGQRAQPLNGSFNKVPVLHSNQPEEVEGPGILISTSPGSSYAAEGGAALTNSAYTFNGEFGIHLHHKYFPSENKRFSGDRRSELTLGMILINPGYEPVHIRFQSGAVRNSFEAPYLANNLMGVKPLGIRPWNTGPGDATATQMLRGKLDSNLSEEITIPGRSRIVLFKTELPSLGIANALLKGRSDGPFQMAVVAAKNPGSDYDIVAVLDEGMLAPGRVYLNRVNDIKNKLVFSRVGGVAIGDLYQASLSHNLETQGPLHVPFTSTDRTNFGTKEIQVNQLASRMIDSSLNNVGTYGVRFEVTLNLTGSGPYELVLSHPVVYGKSKPIVAFRGSIQIETDEGDEDIHVGLKSGESLPLKSLYLRANQVNRIKVVMVYPADATPGHLLSVVPASQLATFQEQEKQAAIARATETNNVRKMIIPPDLQPPASAEFGTFIMRLPVIDAPLTPPPMLRSDQIPYQVPGGLNQSLIDSYQESIEFQQRLIKSPLDR; encoded by the coding sequence ATGGCCGGTCAGAGGGCCCAGCCACTCAATGGCAGTTTCAACAAAGTACCGGTGTTGCACTCCAACCAACCCGAGGAGGTTGAAGGCCCCGGAATTCTGATTAGTACATCCCCGGGGTCTAGCTACGCGGCCGAGGGTGGTGCAGCATTAACCAATTCGGCATACACTTTTAATGGGGAGTTTGGGATTCACCTTCATCACAAGTATTTCCCTTCAGAGAACAAGCGTTTTAGCGGTGATCGCAGAAGTGAACTGACGCTAGGAATGATATTAATAAACCCAGGGTATGAACCCGTTCATATACGTTTTCAATCGGGGGCTGTTCGCAATAGCTTCGAGGCGCCCTACTTGGCAAATAATCTCATGGGAGTTAAGCCCCTAGGGATACGGCCCTGGAACACAGGGCCTGGGGATGCAACCGCAACTCAGATGCTTCGCGGAAAGTTAGATTCTAATCTCTCAGAAGAAATTACAATCCCAGGGCGCTCACGAATCGTCCTATTCAAGACTGAACTACCCTCCCTGGGAATTGCCAATGCCCTGCTCAAAGGCAGGAGTGATGGGCCCTTCCAAATGGCGGTTGTTGCTGCCAAGAATCCCGGCAGCGACTATGACATAGTTGCCGTACTGGATGAGGGAATGCTGGCTCCTGGCAGGGTATATCTCAATAGGGTTAATGACATAAAAAATAAATTGGTATTTTCCAGAGTTGGAGGAGTGGCGATTGGCGATCTCTATCAAGCCTCTTTAAGTCATAATCTTGAAACTCAGGGTCCATTGCATGTGCCATTTACTAGTACAGACAGAACTAATTTTGGAACAAAAGAGATTCAAGTTAACCAGTTAGCATCAAGAATGATCGATTCATCCCTGAATAATGTTGGCACCTATGGGGTAAGATTTGAAGTTACGCTAAATCTAACGGGTAGCGGACCCTATGAACTGGTCCTGAGCCATCCTGTCGTCTATGGCAAATCCAAGCCAATTGTTGCTTTCCGGGGTTCCATTCAAATTGAGACCGATGAAGGCGATGAAGATATACATGTTGGCCTAAAGTCTGGCGAGAGTCTTCCACTTAAATCCCTTTATCTCAGGGCGAACCAGGTTAACCGAATCAAGGTGGTAATGGTTTACCCAGCTGACGCCACGCCTGGACACCTATTGAGTGTGGTTCCAGCCTCACAACTTGCCACTTTTCAGGAACAGGAAAAGCAGGCTGCAATTGCTAGAGCTACCGAAACAAATAACGTGAGGAAAATGATTATTCCGCCTGATCTGCAGCCACCTGCTAGTGCTGAATTTGGGACCTTTATTATGCGGCTGCCGGTCATTGATGCCCCCCTGACTCCCCCTCCGATGCTGCGGAGTGATCAAATCCCCTATCAAGTACCGGGAGGTCTTAACCAATCCCTTATTGATAGTTACCAGGAATCGATAGAATTTCAACAACGTCTAATAAAAAGCCCACTAGATCGTTAA
- a CDS encoding DnaJ domain-containing protein, with protein sequence MGSGETIERALDKARNHWLELYGHEANEAVIEAAMTWLAKDVWPQSDQSEGRIFTWSLASVVIESLATGWLQGPPNFERIMVMAGVLEDPFSTSTLEIRLPTLIRRFVNRFRKRRQGTSFQTLEHTMTLHGALKLLNLPTAPGHRLTLSEIREGYRELALKTHPDSGGSEEGMRKVNEAYQLLKELYRKE encoded by the coding sequence ATGGGTAGTGGTGAAACCATTGAACGGGCCCTTGACAAGGCAAGAAATCACTGGCTGGAGCTCTATGGGCACGAGGCCAATGAAGCCGTGATTGAGGCCGCCATGACCTGGTTGGCCAAGGATGTTTGGCCCCAATCAGATCAGAGCGAAGGTCGAATCTTTACCTGGAGCCTGGCATCAGTTGTGATTGAGTCTCTTGCGACTGGCTGGCTGCAGGGCCCTCCCAACTTTGAACGGATCATGGTGATGGCTGGCGTTCTGGAGGATCCCTTCAGCACCTCAACACTGGAGATACGTCTTCCAACCTTGATTCGTAGATTTGTGAACCGCTTTCGAAAACGAAGGCAGGGCACATCTTTCCAGACCCTGGAGCACACCATGACGCTTCACGGTGCCTTGAAATTACTGAATCTGCCAACTGCCCCTGGCCATCGGCTCACCCTCTCGGAAATACGCGAGGGATACCGGGAACTGGCCTTAAAAACCCATCCTGATTCAGGCGGAAGCGAGGAAGGCATGCGGAAGGTGAACGAGGCATACCAGCTGCTTAAGGAGCTTTACCGCAAGGAGTAA
- the apcD gene encoding allophycocyanin subunit alpha-B, whose amino-acid sequence MSVVRDLILQADDQLRYPSGGELRSMVDFLSGGARRLAVVRVLTEYEKKIVDEAAKQLFTRKPDYVAPGGNAFGQKQRAQCLRDYSWYLRLVTYGVLAGSTEMIQQIGLVGAREMYNSLGVPMAGMVEAMRTMKEAALALLGTEEAALASPYFDYLIQGMQTPT is encoded by the coding sequence ATGAGTGTCGTTCGGGATCTGATCCTCCAGGCCGATGACCAGCTGCGTTATCCGAGTGGCGGAGAACTGCGCTCGATGGTCGACTTTCTCAGCGGCGGGGCTAGACGCCTGGCTGTGGTGAGGGTTCTCACTGAGTACGAAAAGAAAATCGTTGACGAAGCAGCCAAGCAACTCTTCACCCGCAAGCCCGACTACGTGGCTCCTGGCGGCAATGCCTTTGGCCAAAAGCAGAGAGCCCAGTGCCTCAGGGATTACAGCTGGTACCTAAGGCTTGTGACCTACGGGGTGCTGGCGGGAAGTACGGAGATGATTCAGCAGATTGGCCTTGTCGGGGCACGGGAGATGTACAACAGCCTGGGCGTGCCCATGGCAGGCATGGTGGAAGCAATGCGCACCATGAAGGAAGCAGCCCTAGCCCTATTGGGCACCGAGGAGGCTGCGTTGGCCTCGCCATATTTCGACTACCTAATCCAGGGAATGCAGACCCCCACCTAG